The Spirosoma foliorum genome has a window encoding:
- a CDS encoding amidohydrolase family protein encodes MLRWIPSFLFSLCFATTAVAQNQSLTNDSATIAPPGPVLITNGNLVDVETGRVRQGMSLLIENGIIRKIGKNLSTTAGTTVVDATGKWLMPGLIDSHIHLFQSGGLYTRPDGVDLTKYRPYETERKWLRDNMGDLLRRYLACGITTVIDIGGPLYQFAYRDRYNQRYTSPQILMTGPLISTYQPEAFKMEDSPIIKANTPDEAREQVRRQLPYKPDFIKIWFIVRGVGAGEQAQAMVQAAIDESHKNRLKVAIHTQELLAAKLGVKYGADYLVHSPEDGMIDDELIALMKQRNVSYCPTMVVADGYTGFFTNKRKLTSYEFTRANPYVLGTLFDMKHLPEAALQKQFGDFLTSPAYQRTQTNRNSFLWANLIRVWRAGINVVTGTDAGNPGTFHGTSYIDELRKMKTADLTNADLLKASTINAAKILGKEGQIGSLTEGKWGNVLVLSQNPLTDLNALTRLEIVVNRGFLATPAQLLADKPEDLAQRQLNAYNAHDIEAFLEPYADDIELYGLPNKLISKGKDAMRQDYGKFFANAPALHCELVNRLVVGNTIVDHERVTVVADKAPREAVAIYKIENGKIKKVYFTQ; translated from the coding sequence ATGCTTCGCTGGATACCGTCCTTTTTGTTTAGTTTATGTTTCGCTACTACGGCCGTAGCTCAAAATCAGTCGCTAACAAACGATTCGGCAACGATTGCTCCGCCGGGACCGGTGCTGATTACCAACGGCAACCTGGTAGATGTAGAAACGGGGCGGGTTCGCCAGGGGATGAGTTTACTCATCGAAAACGGTATTATTCGCAAAATCGGTAAAAACCTGTCGACAACAGCGGGCACAACGGTTGTCGACGCAACAGGAAAATGGTTGATGCCGGGCCTGATCGACAGCCACATCCATCTGTTTCAGTCGGGTGGATTATATACCCGGCCTGATGGCGTTGATCTGACCAAATACCGGCCCTATGAAACCGAGCGTAAATGGCTGCGCGACAACATGGGCGATTTACTACGTCGGTATCTGGCCTGCGGCATCACGACCGTGATTGACATCGGTGGACCGCTTTATCAATTCGCGTATCGCGACCGATACAATCAGCGATACACCAGTCCGCAGATTCTGATGACGGGGCCGCTAATTTCAACCTACCAGCCCGAAGCGTTTAAGATGGAGGATTCGCCGATTATTAAAGCCAATACGCCCGACGAAGCTCGTGAGCAGGTACGCCGGCAGTTACCCTATAAGCCGGATTTTATCAAAATCTGGTTCATCGTACGGGGCGTTGGTGCAGGTGAACAGGCGCAGGCAATGGTTCAGGCTGCCATTGATGAAAGTCATAAGAATAGACTAAAAGTGGCCATTCATACGCAGGAATTGCTGGCCGCCAAATTAGGCGTAAAATACGGCGCCGATTACCTGGTTCATAGCCCCGAAGATGGCATGATCGATGACGAACTGATTGCACTGATGAAGCAACGGAACGTTAGCTATTGTCCGACAATGGTCGTGGCCGACGGCTATACCGGTTTTTTCACGAATAAGCGTAAGTTGACTTCTTACGAGTTTACGCGCGCCAACCCCTACGTACTGGGCACGCTGTTCGACATGAAGCACCTACCCGAGGCAGCGCTGCAAAAACAGTTTGGTGATTTCCTGACTAGTCCAGCTTATCAGCGCACACAGACTAACCGAAATTCCTTCCTATGGGCTAATCTGATCCGGGTGTGGCGGGCGGGTATCAACGTAGTGACCGGCACGGATGCGGGCAATCCCGGTACGTTTCATGGTACGTCTTATATCGATGAACTGCGCAAGATGAAAACGGCGGACCTGACCAATGCTGATCTGTTAAAGGCGTCAACGATCAACGCGGCTAAAATTCTAGGTAAAGAAGGTCAGATTGGCTCGTTGACCGAAGGCAAGTGGGGTAACGTACTGGTGCTTTCCCAGAATCCACTGACCGACCTTAACGCTCTGACCCGCCTTGAAATAGTCGTAAACCGGGGGTTCTTGGCGACTCCGGCGCAGCTTCTGGCCGACAAGCCAGAAGACTTGGCACAGCGGCAGCTGAACGCCTATAATGCGCACGACATCGAGGCCTTTCTGGAGCCCTACGCCGACGACATAGAACTCTATGGCTTACCTAACAAGCTGATCAGCAAGGGTAAAGACGCCATGCGGCAAGATTACGGGAAATTTTTCGCCAACGCACCTGCGCTGCACTGCGAATTAGTCAACCGGCTGGTAGTGGGCAACACCATCGTAGACCACGAGCGGGTTACCGTGGTGGCTGACAAAGCTCCCAGGGAGGCCGTTGCCATCTACAAAATTGAAAACGGGAAGATCAAGAAAGTGTATTTCACTCAGTAA
- a CDS encoding DUF3575 domain-containing protein produces MPTRLRLVVYSLLLSAATSNSLSAQDSTRRWSRPNLVKTNLFAPVSLFYERALSERFALQGSVRWLSYYERHNVNFVNVALEARFYLNDSYWLQHKDHPAGLYLSPYLKARSLTYINEIGYGFNKVGDLDEVIIKSIGFGGTIGYQWVSRNGFTVDAFLGIGAMPAGLSSYEHTMRYSTVISTNGFTFHSLDSRAGISLGYSF; encoded by the coding sequence ATGCCTACTAGACTAAGATTAGTTGTCTATTCGCTGCTCCTCAGTGCTGCGACCAGTAACAGCTTATCTGCCCAGGATTCGACTCGGCGGTGGAGTCGACCAAACCTAGTAAAAACGAATCTATTCGCTCCCGTTTCCCTATTTTATGAACGCGCCCTCTCCGAGCGATTTGCCCTTCAGGGAAGCGTCCGCTGGTTGAGTTATTATGAGAGGCACAATGTGAATTTTGTCAATGTTGCTCTAGAAGCCCGATTTTATTTAAACGATAGCTACTGGCTTCAGCATAAAGACCATCCTGCCGGTCTTTACCTAAGCCCTTATCTAAAAGCCCGTTCATTGACTTATATTAATGAAATTGGGTATGGCTTCAACAAAGTTGGCGATCTGGATGAAGTAATCATCAAGTCCATTGGGTTTGGCGGCACGATAGGCTATCAATGGGTAAGCCGAAACGGCTTTACAGTTGATGCCTTTCTAGGAATTGGTGCTATGCCGGCTGGTTTAAGTAGCTATGAGCACACGATGCGTTACAGTACGGTCATCTCAACCAACGGGTTTACTTTTCACAGTTTGGATTCTCGGGCAGGAATTAGCCTGGGCTATTCGTTTTGA
- a CDS encoding S41 family peptidase, protein MRYLFALLLLSSTAFAQPITQTQTLVTIGRVWGFLKYYHPQVATGKLDWDGQLLQLIEESPTIRSKADLSARLLSWVNQLGPVKPCSTCSPPDSARFTRNLDLSWLADSSLFSPVLCQKLAYIAANRNQRTNHYVRWDPFHNRLAFSEAEFAVMTLPSLPYRLLGLFRYWNIIDYFHPTKYAMTQPWHQVLTQFVPRFQQATDTLSYQQVLQQLISATHDGHAELVIPPAYRLPCTKPFLLPPFDYRLLTDTLLVTGFLNDSLSQLDDIRRGGRLIRIGDRSITELIDQRAPDFSGSNRSALIRQILPVLLTGSQPVVDIELIRDGQRVRKTIHRYKFERFGFRPSLPIQTPAVPPTMGYVDLGKLQVGEVKQVMEQYRNRQGIIFDVRSYPKRTFHQICAYLNPAPKGFARYTKPDLSSPGLFSWSKVQYVGRKNADYYRGKVAILCNSRTQSAAESTCMALRTAPRAKIIGTPSAGANGDVSYVTFPGGYQTRFSGLGVYTLEGQLILGPGVPIDIDATPSATDYLTGVDRTLQAAIDWISQ, encoded by the coding sequence ATGCGGTATCTTTTCGCCCTACTTCTGCTATCATCAACAGCATTTGCTCAGCCCATCACCCAGACCCAGACGTTAGTGACTATCGGGAGGGTATGGGGGTTTCTTAAATACTATCATCCCCAGGTTGCTACAGGAAAACTCGATTGGGATGGCCAGCTCCTTCAACTCATTGAAGAATCACCTACCATCCGCTCTAAGGCTGACTTGTCCGCCCGACTGCTGAGCTGGGTTAACCAGCTTGGGCCGGTTAAACCTTGTTCAACTTGTTCACCACCCGACTCGGCTCGCTTTACCCGAAATTTGGACTTAAGTTGGCTGGCCGATTCGTCCCTGTTTAGCCCAGTCCTCTGCCAAAAGTTGGCCTACATTGCCGCCAATCGAAACCAGCGGACTAATCACTATGTACGCTGGGACCCTTTCCATAACCGATTAGCCTTCTCGGAAGCCGAATTTGCCGTTATGACCTTGCCTAGCTTACCGTACCGGCTGTTGGGTCTGTTTCGCTATTGGAACATCATTGACTATTTCCATCCCACCAAATACGCCATGACTCAACCCTGGCATCAGGTCTTGACCCAGTTTGTACCCCGCTTCCAACAAGCTACCGATACGCTGAGCTATCAGCAGGTGTTGCAGCAGCTAATTAGTGCCACTCACGACGGTCATGCCGAGCTGGTCATCCCCCCAGCGTATCGGCTTCCCTGTACCAAACCGTTTCTTCTTCCTCCCTTTGATTACCGGCTGCTGACTGACACGCTGCTGGTGACGGGCTTCCTAAATGACTCGCTCAGCCAACTCGATGATATTCGCCGGGGAGGCCGCCTGATCCGAATTGGTGACCGCTCGATTACTGAACTCATCGATCAGCGAGCGCCGGATTTTTCGGGTTCGAATCGGTCGGCATTGATTCGGCAGATCTTGCCGGTCCTGCTCACCGGCTCCCAGCCGGTGGTTGACATTGAGCTTATCCGGGATGGCCAACGCGTTCGAAAAACGATACATCGATATAAGTTCGAGCGTTTTGGCTTTCGCCCTTCGTTGCCCATCCAAACCCCAGCCGTTCCCCCAACCATGGGCTATGTGGACTTAGGTAAGCTCCAGGTGGGCGAGGTAAAGCAGGTCATGGAGCAATACCGAAACCGGCAAGGGATTATTTTCGATGTGCGGTCCTACCCGAAAAGAACCTTTCATCAAATTTGTGCCTATCTCAATCCAGCCCCCAAGGGGTTTGCGCGTTATACCAAACCTGATCTATCTTCTCCAGGACTGTTTAGCTGGAGTAAAGTGCAGTATGTTGGGCGAAAAAACGCGGATTACTACCGGGGCAAAGTCGCTATTCTCTGTAACAGCCGTACCCAAAGCGCAGCGGAATCGACGTGTATGGCCCTGCGTACGGCTCCCCGGGCCAAGATTATTGGCACGCCCTCGGCTGGTGCCAATGGCGATGTGAGCTATGTGACGTTTCCAGGTGGTTATCAAACTCGCTTTAGTGGCCTGGGTGTTTATACGCTGGAGGGGCAATTAATTCTGGGCCCCGGCGTCCCCATTGACATAGACGCAACACCCAGTGCTACCGACTATTTGACTGGCGTGGATCGGACCTTACAAGCGGCCATCGATTGGATCAGTCAATAG
- a CDS encoding LytR/AlgR family response regulator transcription factor, whose amino-acid sequence MNVLIIEDEDLAVRKLRKLVAEVDPSLTVQGVTASIEDSVSWLQENTPPDLIFMDIELADGQSFEIFEQVDIRSRVIFTTSYDEYALQAFKVNSIDYLLKPIQREDLQRSLKKLHDLTSVGGHATSSLEVQPLNIEKLLRELQGQGNLSSKEYRKRFLVKQGQKLISVEVGDILYFYTDERFSFFRTRTNQKFLVDYTLDELADSLDPVQFFRPNRGLILTHGAVEQIQPYFGNRLALTLKPAFDKEALVSREKVSDFKVWMGK is encoded by the coding sequence ATGAACGTACTCATTATTGAAGATGAAGATTTAGCGGTTCGTAAACTCCGCAAACTAGTGGCCGAAGTAGATCCCTCGCTAACGGTGCAGGGTGTAACGGCCAGTATTGAAGATTCGGTGAGCTGGCTACAGGAAAATACGCCCCCCGATCTGATCTTTATGGACATCGAACTCGCCGACGGACAGAGTTTTGAAATATTCGAGCAGGTAGACATCCGCAGCCGGGTTATTTTCACAACCTCCTATGATGAATACGCCCTACAGGCCTTTAAAGTCAACAGCATCGATTATCTGCTGAAACCGATACAACGGGAAGATTTACAGCGAAGTCTGAAAAAGCTCCACGATCTGACCAGTGTTGGCGGGCATGCTACGTCATCACTGGAAGTACAGCCGCTGAATATTGAAAAACTCCTGCGCGAACTCCAGGGACAAGGTAACTTATCTTCGAAAGAGTATCGTAAGCGTTTTCTAGTGAAACAGGGGCAAAAACTCATATCAGTTGAGGTAGGCGACATTCTTTATTTTTACACCGATGAACGCTTCAGTTTTTTCCGAACCCGAACCAACCAGAAATTCCTGGTTGATTATACCCTCGATGAACTGGCCGATTCACTTGACCCTGTTCAGTTTTTCCGTCCGAACCGGGGGCTGATTCTGACTCATGGGGCGGTTGAGCAGATTCAACCCTACTTCGGAAATCGGCTTGCCCTAACGCTCAAGCCTGCTTTCGATAAAGAAGCGCTGGTGAGCCGGGAAAAGGTTTCTGATTTCAAAGTATGGATGGGCAAATAA
- a CDS encoding sensor histidine kinase codes for MLLLFPWFIPLVTYLLLGPRYFSDWSTFAGATSLNVTLGVICQWLLDQITKRVTDRYPGLGQTATRLILLLLAFMSISLLVILSGLWLYIHFNLFGYMYQPGVVSRILLFNVVVNLISVGAYESIYSLTKWRENMLEKEQLKKVNLQSQYESLKNQVNPHFLFNTLNSLSSLIADEPERAEEFVNEMAKVYRYLLQTNRGMEANTDSLLPNSPRSDRSRSDVSISGDGELTTLDTELTFIQSYFHLLKTRYGQGIQLDMVITESDKTRLLPPLSLQMLLENAVKHNVIHASKPLTIEIKSKPGGQLLVRNNLQRKPTRRVLSNQIGLSNIQARYRLLAQRYTTLLEIGINETDGYFTVILPLLNATRS; via the coding sequence ATGTTACTATTATTTCCCTGGTTCATTCCATTGGTAACCTACCTGCTGCTGGGACCTCGTTATTTCAGCGACTGGTCTACGTTTGCAGGAGCCACCAGTCTGAATGTAACGCTGGGTGTGATTTGTCAGTGGTTGCTCGATCAGATTACTAAACGGGTTACCGATCGGTATCCGGGGCTGGGGCAAACTGCCACTCGACTCATTCTGTTGCTATTGGCCTTTATGAGTATCTCCTTACTGGTTATACTGAGTGGCTTGTGGCTTTATATTCATTTCAATCTATTTGGTTATATGTATCAGCCGGGAGTGGTGAGTCGAATACTACTTTTTAATGTTGTGGTCAATCTGATTTCGGTGGGGGCTTACGAGAGTATTTACTCCCTGACCAAATGGCGCGAGAATATGCTCGAAAAAGAGCAACTCAAAAAAGTAAATCTGCAAAGTCAGTACGAGAGCTTGAAAAATCAGGTGAACCCACACTTTCTGTTTAATACGCTAAATTCACTTTCTTCCCTGATTGCCGATGAGCCCGAGCGAGCCGAAGAATTTGTAAATGAGATGGCCAAAGTTTATCGCTATTTACTCCAGACGAATCGCGGCATGGAAGCCAACACAGATAGCCTACTACCCAACAGCCCACGATCTGACAGATCACGCTCCGACGTTTCGATTTCAGGGGACGGTGAACTAACGACTTTAGATACAGAACTTACCTTTATTCAGTCGTATTTCCACTTGCTCAAAACGCGCTACGGCCAGGGCATTCAGTTGGATATGGTTATTACTGAGAGCGATAAAACCCGGTTATTGCCTCCGCTTTCGCTGCAGATGCTGCTCGAAAATGCCGTAAAACATAACGTCATACACGCCAGCAAGCCCTTAACGATCGAAATTAAATCGAAGCCGGGTGGTCAGTTGCTGGTGCGAAACAACTTACAGCGAAAACCAACCCGCAGAGTTTTGAGCAATCAAATTGGCCTGAGCAACATTCAGGCCCGATACCGGCTGCTGGCTCAGCGATATACAACCCTACTGGAGATTGGTATCAACGAAACCGATGGCTATTTTACAGTTATCCTTCCCCTTTTAAACGCAACACGATCATGA
- a CDS encoding sensor histidine kinase: protein MFNELPSKQLFTRRELWYHSLMMPVLFSAGNYLFLRERYFSDPVIFGWGTLLVFFLYWLSLVVLTAAVKGVFRQFPDARQVRQRNLVALLVATTLTIGLATFDVWAYSLFSVFNRPFDWSTVQAILLLGFVFDLLLCFMLGIQYTYTRWQESQTEKEQLKSLVVQHQLDRLKQQINPHFLFNALNSISSLIAEDPKQAEVFVDEMANVYRYMLQAANQHALVALADEVQFVQSYIWLLRIRYKTALQTTIHIDARCECAQLPPLTLQILLDDIIQHNTLKPDKPLHIQISTTPDRWLRISHNRQPRTILVDTRLPGLDTVINRYRTVSLDMPVLENHPEEASILLPLVTSTYSTQLNLTIFHSNSNTNSNTPDNPNNG from the coding sequence ATGTTCAACGAGTTGCCATCGAAACAACTATTTACCCGTCGCGAACTCTGGTATCATAGTCTCATGATGCCGGTTTTGTTTTCAGCGGGCAATTACCTGTTTCTACGCGAACGCTACTTTTCCGATCCGGTTATATTTGGCTGGGGTACGCTGCTCGTTTTTTTTCTCTATTGGTTATCATTAGTCGTTCTGACGGCAGCTGTCAAGGGTGTCTTTCGCCAATTTCCCGACGCCCGGCAGGTTCGTCAACGGAATCTGGTCGCCTTGCTGGTCGCCACAACGCTTACTATTGGTCTGGCGACTTTCGACGTATGGGCCTATAGTTTGTTCTCGGTATTCAATCGACCTTTTGACTGGAGCACTGTTCAGGCAATTCTACTGTTGGGATTTGTGTTCGACCTGCTGCTTTGCTTCATGTTGGGCATTCAATATACGTACACGCGCTGGCAGGAAAGTCAAACGGAAAAAGAGCAACTCAAAAGTCTGGTTGTTCAGCACCAGCTCGATAGGCTGAAGCAGCAAATCAATCCGCATTTTTTGTTTAACGCGCTCAATTCTATCTCATCATTAATCGCCGAAGACCCTAAACAGGCTGAAGTTTTTGTCGATGAAATGGCTAACGTATATCGTTATATGTTGCAGGCAGCCAATCAACATGCGTTGGTAGCGCTGGCCGATGAAGTGCAGTTTGTGCAATCGTACATCTGGTTATTGAGAATTCGCTATAAAACGGCTTTACAGACAACCATCCACATTGATGCTCGTTGCGAATGCGCCCAACTCCCTCCCCTAACCCTCCAGATTCTACTCGATGACATTATTCAGCATAACACGTTGAAACCCGATAAACCCTTGCATATCCAGATCAGCACTACGCCCGACCGATGGTTGCGCATCAGCCATAATCGCCAGCCACGTACGATTCTGGTCGATACCCGTTTACCCGGATTGGATACGGTTATCAACCGCTATCGGACGGTTAGCCTTGACATGCCCGTTCTGGAAAACCATCCGGAGGAGGCCAGTATATTGTTGCCTCTGGTAACCAGCACTTATTCAACGCAGCTCAATCTGACTATATTCCACTCCAATTCCAACACGAATTCAAACACCCCAGACAATCCAAATAACGGTTGA
- a CDS encoding sensor histidine kinase → MILPSLLHRFARFVERYRPALFSRIEWWFHLASMPVMLPIGAYFIMGERYFLDPITFTVGTIVNVFVYWYTVLLFTLAVRWVIRQFPLIQHAGIRLVSMLLLVGLIMAATAVLDLWLFSLVPGTGVRFSWDALVPLWLFGSVASPIFCLALGMFYVYSQWHDRQTENEQLKREAIQQQYDALKDRVNPHFLFNSLNSVSSLIGEDTAQAERFVDQLSMVYRYMLRANTQALVPLEEELNFLEIYADLLGVRYGSSLRLMPCISPDCRQGQLPPLTLQTLIDNAIKYNSMTPVRPLIIDIKTQADRLLISNTLQRKTIRVASGSAGLSTVILNYRRLNLPEPIAEETSTQFIVSLPLLTEL, encoded by the coding sequence ATGATATTGCCCAGTCTACTTCATAGATTCGCTCGTTTCGTTGAACGCTATCGCCCGGCCTTATTCTCCCGCATTGAGTGGTGGTTTCATCTGGCGTCGATGCCGGTCATGCTTCCTATTGGCGCTTACTTCATCATGGGCGAGCGCTACTTTCTGGACCCCATAACGTTCACAGTTGGTACGATCGTGAACGTGTTTGTTTACTGGTATACCGTACTGCTTTTCACGTTGGCCGTGCGTTGGGTCATTCGTCAGTTCCCGCTGATTCAGCATGCAGGCATCCGGTTGGTAAGTATGCTTTTATTGGTAGGGCTCATTATGGCAGCCACTGCCGTGCTCGATCTTTGGTTGTTTAGTCTGGTTCCCGGAACAGGCGTTCGATTCTCATGGGATGCACTAGTGCCGCTTTGGTTATTTGGGAGTGTGGCCAGCCCTATTTTTTGCCTGGCCCTGGGTATGTTTTATGTGTACTCGCAGTGGCATGATCGGCAAACCGAAAACGAACAGTTGAAGCGTGAGGCCATCCAGCAACAGTACGACGCCTTGAAAGATCGGGTCAATCCGCATTTTTTGTTTAACTCCCTAAACTCAGTGTCCTCACTAATCGGCGAGGACACCGCTCAGGCCGAACGCTTTGTCGATCAGTTATCGATGGTATATCGCTACATGCTTCGGGCCAATACGCAGGCTCTGGTTCCGCTAGAAGAGGAACTCAATTTTTTAGAAATCTATGCTGATTTGCTGGGTGTTCGTTACGGCAGTTCATTACGCTTGATGCCATGTATCTCCCCCGACTGTCGGCAAGGTCAACTTCCTCCCTTAACGCTCCAGACCCTTATCGATAATGCGATCAAATACAATAGCATGACACCGGTGCGGCCACTGATCATCGACATAAAAACGCAGGCAGATCGGTTGTTGATCAGTAATACGCTTCAGCGGAAAACGATCCGGGTAGCCAGTGGTTCGGCGGGTTTATCGACGGTAATTCTGAACTACCGTCGATTGAATTTACCCGAACCCATTGCGGAAGAAACTTCGACCCAGTTCATCGTTTCGCTGCCGCTTCTAACCGAATTATAG
- a CDS encoding PKD domain-containing protein, whose product MYFTRITTILFILLTYGLTSCKKEADVTPAPQTLVANAGADQNVLPTDVVKLDGSASKGNGQLSYQWTVVRKPGNSTLTLGNTQTVQPTFTPDIVGYYEFELTVQEPTSTTSNAKSQDRVLIKAEYPTPITLDKDITAKTRLFDRIIDPTKPDYIVASNIRTKAELTIDRDVVIAFQRDKQLSIETDGTINAVGVSDQPIRFTGVEAQKSYWAGVVLYSSSTANTLSFVNVEYAGSRIAFTSTKAGLALYGATKAQVALSDCRFNNNDGYGLYVEDGATLRTFARNNFKNQTEAPILIDAYNATRLDAASTFTGSNGRDVIEISSSSITGAQEVKWPAFSDKTPYRLLGNLTVEAGLTLQPGVIVEAARDGMISVNKTGYLSAKGTADQKVTITGAGHTSAYWRGIIVYSISNLNVLDQVEVSGGGSAVIVSGQRSALTVYGRGATLSVKNSRISNSGGYGIMYTSDATLNADANSVNTFASNAQASLYKL is encoded by the coding sequence ATGTATTTCACCCGAATAACCACAATCCTGTTTATTCTTCTTACGTACGGCTTAACCAGTTGTAAAAAAGAAGCCGACGTAACACCCGCTCCACAAACGCTTGTGGCGAATGCCGGTGCTGATCAAAATGTACTACCAACCGATGTCGTCAAACTCGATGGTTCGGCCTCGAAAGGGAACGGTCAACTTTCGTATCAATGGACTGTTGTACGGAAACCAGGCAACAGTACCCTTACGCTGGGAAATACCCAAACCGTTCAACCAACCTTCACGCCCGATATTGTTGGCTATTATGAGTTTGAACTGACCGTACAGGAACCAACGTCAACAACCAGCAACGCCAAAAGTCAGGACCGCGTTTTAATCAAGGCTGAATATCCTACACCCATAACCCTGGACAAAGATATTACGGCAAAAACGCGTCTTTTCGACCGGATCATCGATCCAACCAAACCCGACTATATTGTTGCCAGCAACATTCGCACAAAAGCAGAACTGACTATTGATCGGGATGTAGTGATTGCCTTCCAGCGCGATAAACAGCTCAGTATCGAAACCGATGGGACCATCAATGCCGTGGGCGTGTCTGATCAACCCATTCGGTTTACGGGCGTAGAAGCCCAGAAAAGTTATTGGGCTGGTGTCGTGCTATATTCATCCAGCACAGCCAATACACTCTCGTTTGTAAATGTTGAATACGCAGGTAGCCGAATCGCTTTCACCAGCACAAAAGCCGGACTGGCATTGTATGGTGCTACGAAAGCACAAGTCGCTCTATCCGATTGCCGGTTCAATAACAACGATGGCTATGGCCTGTACGTAGAGGATGGTGCTACCTTACGAACATTTGCCCGCAATAATTTCAAAAACCAAACCGAAGCCCCGATCCTGATCGATGCGTACAATGCCACGCGACTGGATGCAGCCTCAACATTTACGGGTAGCAATGGTCGGGATGTCATCGAAATTAGTTCGTCATCCATCACCGGGGCGCAGGAAGTAAAATGGCCTGCCTTCAGTGATAAAACACCTTATCGATTGCTTGGCAACTTGACCGTAGAAGCGGGGCTTACACTTCAACCCGGCGTCATTGTCGAAGCCGCCCGCGACGGTATGATCAGCGTCAACAAAACAGGGTATCTATCCGCAAAAGGAACCGCCGATCAAAAAGTGACGATCACGGGTGCTGGCCATACTTCTGCTTACTGGCGAGGAATTATTGTTTACTCGATTAGTAATCTAAACGTGCTCGATCAGGTTGAGGTCAGCGGTGGTGGCAGCGCCGTTATCGTTTCAGGACAGCGGTCGGCCTTAACGGTTTATGGCCGGGGCGCCACGCTATCGGTCAAAAACAGTCGCATTAGCAACAGCGGAGGTTATGGTATCATGTATACCTCTGATGCCACGCTCAACGCCGATGCCAATTCGGTCAATACCTTCGCGAGCAACGCGCAAGCTAGTCTTTACAAGCTGTAA
- a CDS encoding carboxypeptidase-like regulatory domain-containing protein — translation MKTNQTLRTVTGTALLLLVSLFALTACDKKPIDPNGPITGDPVTPGQAGYLVGKVTDPQGKPLAKATIFVDHTVLTGDGPEVKTAADGTYKVQMTDFAGEWIAKGYMLKQYNDRVYKIDLDPEDDSPFTSNEKPVRNFQWKLTGHIPDLSLDLYYGGTMEMSRDLNADELWDNENIEFTLTPVGPLIDGSTGKVLKLQAKKRYNDAIKDVPMGRYKVTAIYKPTGEQLLVRNAWDFDSDIVYQQSVTMDFLGTESAVRFNSMCVGYTNRH, via the coding sequence ATGAAAACGAATCAAACCCTCCGCACAGTAACTGGCACAGCTTTACTTCTATTAGTAAGCCTGTTTGCCCTGACGGCCTGCGACAAAAAACCGATTGACCCCAATGGCCCAATAACGGGCGACCCTGTTACACCCGGTCAGGCGGGTTATTTAGTAGGCAAGGTGACTGATCCGCAAGGCAAACCCCTCGCCAAGGCTACGATCTTCGTTGATCACACCGTGCTAACAGGCGATGGGCCAGAAGTTAAAACAGCCGCCGATGGAACCTATAAAGTTCAAATGACCGATTTCGCGGGCGAATGGATTGCCAAAGGCTATATGCTAAAACAGTATAATGACCGAGTCTATAAGATAGACCTCGACCCTGAAGATGACAGCCCATTTACGAGCAATGAAAAACCCGTTCGCAATTTCCAGTGGAAACTCACCGGTCACATTCCTGACCTTAGCCTGGATCTTTACTACGGAGGCACGATGGAAATGTCTCGCGATTTAAATGCCGATGAGCTTTGGGATAACGAGAACATCGAATTCACACTAACACCAGTTGGGCCGCTGATTGATGGATCGACAGGAAAGGTATTGAAACTACAGGCGAAGAAGCGCTATAATGATGCCATCAAAGATGTGCCAATGGGACGCTACAAAGTCACGGCCATCTATAAACCAACGGGCGAGCAACTGCTGGTTCGTAATGCCTGGGACTTCGACAGTGATATCGTTTACCAACAGTCGGTCACAATGGATTTCTTAGGTACCGAATCAGCCGTGCGTTTCAACAGCATGTGCGTGGGATACACCAATCGGCATTAA